A stretch of DNA from Montipora foliosa isolate CH-2021 chromosome 4, ASM3666993v2, whole genome shotgun sequence:
TACTGTAAGATGACAGACCTTATAAGGTGATACTCAGATATATTATACACAATTATTGACAAATTAACCCTGTCACATACAGTTTTCCTGTAATTATGCTCACTTGGGTATTGGTAGTTTTATTTATATGCAGGTTCTCCCAGCCGAGTGACATTTACATGCATGACCTCCAGAAATCCAGTGTTAACTATTTAATACACCTGAAGAGAATGTAACTGGAATTAAGTACTCGGGAAACGTTTAACAACACAGCATTCCCTTCCCTGGATGCTTATCGGCAAATTAATGCATACAGATCAGTAACTACTCTAAAAGAAGTTCTTCATAAAGAGACAAAATGCACAAGTGCTCCTCTAATCACATTGAAATACCGTACATGTACCTGAAAAGGTTCTTGTGTCTTGCTTAACGAGGCATTCTGAAAGCCTGTAAGAGAAACATGCACTGTAAATTAACTGGCATGTAACAACTTCATTGAGGAATCAAGGGCATGTGCTAAAACGTgaagcaacaaaagcaaaaccaCCAAAATGAAACGGCCAAAAAGAGTCAAACCACTGAAACTATAAAAGGTCAAATGGAATGTAAACATTAATCCTTGTGTACATTATTTATCACAATGCAACAgccaaaacaataattattaaacagAATTTTGTGCACTGCAAAGATATCTCTTACTTGTTAAACATCTGGTCAACAGCTTCATGTGTATGTCCCACCATTAAAAAATTCAGTTTCACCTGCAAAAATGAAAAGAGGGTTACATGGGTGCatggatggcacagtggtgagtcAGAGCACTCgcatcccaccaatgtggcctgggttcgattccctgactcggcatcatatttacatgtatgttgagtttgttggttctctgctctgcactgagaggtttttctctgggtactccagttttcctctctcctcaaaaaccaacatttgacctgATTTGCATTACAGTGTCCCAATTAATgccccagcgctagaacgactagacacttattTAAACTATGGCGCGTTCAATTGAacctattccagaataagaatacgtaaAGTGATGATAAAAACTGTATGATTGGCGTGTTTCGAAtcagcaaggataacaaaaatgtgtttaaaatagcattttggcagctatctgacaattttaatgtgaatctccgtaaaaacgaaggatttctaacttctattccatgtattcctattcccgaatatggtcaatcgaacgcacccttaatatgcataattataattataactgGCTTCTACCAGTACACTAAACTCCTAAGGCAGAGAGGATCAAATTCCTTATTTGAATcaataaattttcagtgttACTCAATTTACCTTCACAAAAATATCAAGCATAACTAGGACACCAAGGAAGTTTAGAACAAACTGCTTTTTCCCTCCAGCAATTATCCATTTGGAGGAACAGGGTGTCAGGCAAGTCCTCCCCCATGCTTTGTAACTCCAATAATAGAATATTTATGGTGAGATTTGAATCATAGGGGTACTGGAATAGGTCAAAATAGCCCTTCGGTTGTCTGCCATGGTTTAACACACCAGTCAAGTGAGTTCTAAGCTGTCTTGCACTGACATAGGCATGTGCTGTAACTGTGAGGCGTGGAAGGAGAAGCTTTAATACCTGATCCATGCCATCTTGTGCAATACAAGCATACACGTGTGGGTACTGTTTTGCCTTCTCCCTGTGGTGGTAGTACAGTTTCCTTTCCCTCCTGTGACAAAATAGATAGAAATACTTAGCTAAATTTAAGAATTCATGTGAGGGATGCAAAAAATAGATAATCTAATTTTGGCATCCCTGTGGTGTGTGTTTTGCAAAGAATTGattaacataattatttttatacCCTTATAAGGGTATTATGTCAACCAATTCTTtgcaaaaaacacaacaaagatCAGATATCTATGCAATTGGCTGAAGCAGTTCACATGAACATCAATAATCGACTGTTTGGATGACTGTACTACGACTACCTGTGAAATTAGTATTTACCacccatacatgtacattgtacatctaTCCAGCTGGCATGGTTTGAAAAGCATAGTTTAttcagtcagaaaaaaaaaattatcaactGTTATCATGACAGggtttatgtacatgtatctgttgAAACACACTGTTACCCTTTGCATGCATTACGGATATCAATAGATATCAGTATCACATATATTTTCTATAAGAGGTCACAAAATGCCATGACTGTTTGCATAACTTACATTTGCAGGTCATTGTGGAAATCAAACAGTTTGTCCAAGTACTTTTGCACATCCCTGTCTCTTGCTTTTCCTCACACAATATTGTGCAGTAATCACACCTGGTAAAACGGTTAAcctacaataacaataataattattaaaataaggaTATATCAGCAATTAATCCAAATTACCAAGAAACTGCAactccattttggaaaaaaaagcataCATTGtagtctacatgtacatgtaaacagcCGACTTAAGTTAATGGCTATTATCGATATCTACGTTGTCTTTCAGCCTTAATTTTCATCTTAATTTTTGAACATCTTTCAACAAGTGGGATGTGTGGGGGAGACAACTAAGCCTACTGCATAGTGATGACCTTTCTTGTATTCTAGATCAGTGTTTGACACTAACACTTGCCTGATTGCTCAggcttgtcaaagcaaaactgtgaaagCTACTTTTAATGAACACTATGGACACAGCAGAAGTTCTGTTGGTCTGTTaaacccattttacacacaTTTTACTCTAAActgacatttttacaagcctccgttgagttttaatgggcaacaggtctttagaaggtgggcaaccgaaaaaaaaaaaaaaaacatgggcaaccaaaaaaaacaaaactttaactggttgcccaaagggcaGATTAGTAAGAACGTTAGTGTTTAACATTGTAGATTGTGGATATATTTAACttatatttgaaatttatttggttaattaattcaaaaaataataatacagcTGTAACCCCTATACCACTAACATGAAAGTAAGATCAACAATAGTTCTAGAGTGAATTTAATAGGGAatagaatttaaatttatatgCATCTCTCTCTCCTCTTTGAAATTGGTGAGAGTAAAAGTTGCCTAGCTTGTACTGCCAGTCCTTTAGCTTGATCCTTTTATAAGAATATAATGATTTGATTGCTACACTGTTTACATAACGTATTCTACAAGTCTTAAACTATGGAGTTCAAAATAAATAGAGCAGAGCTCTAACATGACAATATCATACCTTGGGTATTTTAACATGAGCAAACACATCGCTCAGGAGATGGCAGAAAGTGCTATAATGAACAACATCTTCATTGCCATCTTCCAAGTCTGCTTTCATATACCTGTACATGATGGTTTTGTCTAGATAGCTTGGAAGATGCAAGGCACTTGTGTCTGGCATTTTATCACCCACCTTAAAGTTAGAAATAAtagttaaaaataatatttaataacaacaaaacaatgacaaaatcagtTAGCCTGAAAAATAGAGCTCTTTCATGAATTTTTAGTCATGCAAACAAACACTTATGGGAGGTTAACATAATGCCCACAGGCTGCATGCAATCAACTGAATAACAGTGAATTAGCTACATGCATACCCATATTATGGCAATGCTGGTAGGTTTTGAATTCTTTAATGTCTTCCAACCAGATTAGCCCTTTTTTCTGGAAGCCTGCGTGGACATTCTTAATTATTTGACCTAAGTATAATTGATATGTTACTTGAAAGAAGGCTCATACAGTGTACCATACAATGTGGATGGAAATGATGAATTAAGAATTTGACCCCAACAGTCATACAATGTATTTTTTCAGCAATTGGGAATTTTGGTTAATATAATGTTTTGGTAAGGGTTACCCTTTTAGTGAATGCTTCCATCCAAGTTTCAGCCATCAGCCTCTTGTGTGTTAGGTTCCTGCTCCGGGATTTCTGTAAAGTCCTAATTCCGTCAAGGAAGTTACGAAATGTTTTGCTAAAAGCTTTAAGCACTCAGTCCAATCATACGATAAGCAGTGCTGCATACTCTGTATCCACTTAAATAATATGGGATGTGTTGGAGATCACTGAAATTCAAGGAACAAAGATTGTATTGGAAAATATTGTTCGAATCTGAattttgttcattgtaacaTACTGCTACAATAACTATTAAATAGTTTACATGTTTAGTAAAAGCATATACATGAATGTAGTCGAGCTTACCTTTTAAACCTACATGTAGCCCagttataataatttattttgtaatgtaCTCAAGTATAAAAGAAGTATATACAGTCATAGGAAACATATCAAGATCATACATGATTTGTATAGAGGGTTTGGATCGACCAAGCAAAAATCACCTAAAATGGAATATTACTCTGTGATTTGATTCAGTATTCTTGTCTATTAAAATTTAAAGTCAATCAGAAAGCAAACTTTAAGATAAACTTAAAAGCATAGCATTCTCAACATTCAATGCAAATTTGCTCCGAGAACATGcaatttagttttgttttctcttgtcaTGCATTCTTGTATATGAGACCATGCAGGACTGAGAGCTATGTAACTATTTAAACTGTGTATACTGTAGGCAATATGAAAACACACCTTTCATTTGGCTTGGCATGCACCCACAAACAATCAAGTAATGTCTGCCTCTTTTTTAGTGAACAGGTACCCTGAACACTTTTCCTTATCATGCACATCTCTGCCAGATCCATGGCCTCCAGACATTTTTCAGTACAACATCCAGCATCTTTAACTACAATAAAACCAGATGAATACATGTAATTCCAATAAGGTTATTCAAAACTGGTTATCCACTGGAAGTTATTAAGTCTGCTTATGCAAAAATTAAAGCTGCATTTACATACCGGTAgctactaaaacaaggaatgacatACAACGATCTACAATGAGCTACTgtaatgacctacaatgagctactgtaatgacctacagtgatctacaatgacctacaatgagctacaatgaggTATATTACAAGCTAAAATTAGCTAAAGACCAACAATGAGCTACAACAAGAGCCCTACAATGGcatacaatgagctacaatgacctaaagTGATCTACAATAACCTACTGtcagtgatctacaatgacccacaatgagctacaatgacctacttAAATGGCTTATAAGAgttcaaagagaaagacaaaagaggatcagGGTGAAGAGTTTGGTGAGCGGAAAACATCCATAGTGCGTTGTCACACAACGCTTTTAGTTCATTGCACGGCAGCCCAAATGACGACAGCAATTACGCACATGGCctgagaaacgaccgccggaaatacgtctgcgttgaAGGCAGAAACAAACTGTGAAAAGACCCTTgcatggttttcctttgttttaaagctgAAATGAAAATGTGCAAATATCAAGGCTTCGCTTGGCAACGATAAAATCTTAATTACAGCAGGAAAACATGAAGAGAAgattataaataaaatatattattcTTCCCATGATGTTTTCTTTAGTTCAGAGTGcacaatgaaaattttcaacttgctcAGCAACGAGGttatgattggttcaaagcgcagagtggaatgtttttaacctttatACTGCAAACATGCTGCAGTGCCCTCAGAGCCGCAAATTACACgtatcttttattttagctcattacaggtcattgtagatcactgtatGTCATTGTAGCTctttgtaggtcattgtagaccactgtaggtcattgtaggtcattgtagttgCTCATtaattgtaggtcattgtacatgtaggtcattccttgttttagtaactatgGCTGCATTCAACACCGATGGAATCTGTACatatctttttactgaagaatttcaAAAAACATATCATAAATGGTGTttgagctgtgaactaaacaaaaactccaatttacGGAGTTGATCTTCCCGACTATGTTTGGAAATTtggattgatggaagccaaaacgcattTTGGGGCTTTGTGCTGTGAGGTTTAAGATTCCGCAgtaaggggggtggctcttcactaccaaactgttgctacATTATAaaccccttcaaatagtcatttctcgggtccctttaactctacagttatcctttcTTATCAAGTGTGTTCTTTctctggttcgactcacaacctCATTTGGCAAATCACACCTAAAAACTCAGCTAGTTAACTATGATTGTTCTCACGAAATTTTTAATGCAACTGTCAGTATGATTACATTCTAACAcactgtagcatggattttacaAGAAATGACCTCTCAAAACAAATGATGATGTAATTATAAGGCCCACCTTTGACTTACTTttatatcagttccattttttgtccaaatagaaattccatgctacagctTACAAAAAATGATGGGACAGTTCCCATTGATGAAAAAACCACCTCTTTCTTTTTCTGGGAGCTTTTACCTGTTTCTCACTGAAACACAGatcagaggactgggactagttgcgcatgtgccatctgattgaagtgatgtcagattgccattgaaaaagttacttcgcAACACTTTTAGGGCTCTTCGATTAAAGAGCTTCCTTAgaaaccattgtctttctgaaGTTAAGTACTGCTCCCCTTATAGCACAAAGCTTACACGCACGCTTTATCAGGTTGGAACTGTGCTTTTTTCTGATTCTGCAGATAATAACTTTTTCTCTGTGCATTTAGTCTCAAATTCATCGGGAGAAGGTAACTTTGATATTAAGGCATCAACGTGGCTCCAATATCCTTCTTCTCTAGTTATTGATTTATGGCGCTTCCCATCGCAGTGCATTTCAAGTTGGCTTTCGAAAACGTACTCTTCACAGTGTTCACAATAAAttctctttttcattttttctacgACGAACTGCTCGGGTACACGACCCTGATCTTCTTCTATGTCAAACGTCGGCCACTTCACGAATTCCTTAAAAATAGGACAAAATTTCCTCGAACGATCTGCCACTTTGATGAAAGGAGGCTTAAGTTTTTTCAGTTTCTCATGTTTCCGGTCTTGCATcattttggttttgtttctATGCGGTTTTCTGCTTAGTACAAGCTGGTCAAAGTTCTTGAGAGCTATGTCCACGATTTTTGCAGTAAATCGAGGAGAATAACTTCTTGACGAACATTTTAATGCCCTTTGACCACCCGAGTAGGTGTCAGTGAATTTTGCCAGTGGCAAAGGTCCACCTTCTTTCCGTTTCATAACAATATCTGTCACTTTCACAACATCAAAGAAATCCTCGACTTTTCCGCCTAGGTCAACAACACGGTTTCTGCATTGACTACTACCATCCTCAAACAAAAAAACGTTCGTTCGCTCAAGTTAAACAATTTGGAAATTGAAATGTTACCTTCAGCTCTGTCGTTGGTTTTCCTTTCATTGCTGCTCGAGATCTCGCCTTCGGACTGATTGTCAACCAGTGTTTCAGGGCCATCGTCATCTGCAGATTCTTCACCGCAAGATGTTTGATCTTGTTCCTGCATTGAAACACTACTTCCGGGCAAGAGTGGTTCCTCGGTTCTTGAGGAGTCTAAACAGCCGTCTTCACATGATACCCGTTGCCTTTTCCCAGGTGTACTAAAAAAAAGAGGTTCAAATATTCCATTCTCAAGTTCTGGAATTCTTGTAACCCCATCTTCGAATTTTTTGTCATCAGTTGATAATGAAAGCTCCAAAGGCTCTTCGGCAATACTGGAACGAATTGAGAGCAACAAAGGCTCTTCTGCAATTGAGCTAGCGGCGGAGGCATCCATATTCATTATAtcctattttcaaaatctagaACGATAAACTCACAAGCGTTAGTATGACCGCGTGTCACATAACGCCCACATGACTGTGGAAAGTCTCAAATTCAAACGGAACTTGTCATTTAATTTAAGCATCAATGTAGAAAAGTGACCAATACGACAAATGCATTTTGAAGGATATCGATTTCTTTGCATTGAAATACCGCCCACTCTGCAGAGACAACGTTACCAGTTACCGTACCAGTTAGTGGTATCTTTTCGAAGTTTAATTTCATTATGGCGAATGGACAAGGTGGAAAGGGGTCCTCAAAAAACATTTCGCGAGATAACAGAAAACAGCATTCCGGTAGAAAGTGGTACTTTGCTAAGGAAAGAAACGGAGAGGTTCGTACATTGTATGCCCACAACAAATCACCTATTCAAGCACAAGATGGCACTGATCCAGGGAGTGTGGTTCAAATAAAATGTTCAGATCATTCCGGCAAGATCAAGGTATGTATGTTTTTCAAAATCTTTGCCTTAACTGCAACATAAATTTCAGAGGAAGACTTGCATCCAGGCTCTCAGGCACGTGTCTCGAACGTGTCCAGTTACCGGAGCTTCGACCATCAAGTTGACCGATGTAGTTTAAACGTAAGATTTAATTGTCAGTAACCCCATGAAAGGAAGGAAGTGTGGGGGTTAAAATAGGAAAGAAAAGATACGAAAAGGAGCTACAAATATGAGCGAAGCGCGGTATGCGGACGTTGTCAAAGTGtcatggtaatttttttttgcccttggacgtgaggacGTAAGGGTCCGTACGCACTCGGCTGACAGAATTAGTTTAGCCCTaccaaaaatctggaaaaaaattTTGCCTCCACCTAATTTTCAATATGATTATCATATACTGTAGCATTCGAAAATAACATAATATTTGTGAACCACAAAGTGCCAATCTCTTTGAAATAGAACCATTTAAGTGCTCTTTGGGGGAAGATTTTTTAATCGAAAATGTTGACAGTTTACTAGATCACTTGATTGACGTTTCCCTTCGGTCATGGCTTCTCAGCCGGATGACCGCGCCTCCGAAGTTTGGTGGGAAAAAAAATCACGGAACGCACCGATGAAGATTTTTTCACAAAGTTCACAAATATTTGCCTAGTGCCTACGGGCCCTTATATCGTTCGtgccgctttttttttttttttaatttgtcttggatacgataatgtttaaagctgaatagaTTGTGTTTGTTTATTAATCCTGTTTGCAGTGTCTTCTTCCCTAATGCCAGCATTCGACTGCAAAGAGAATCTCCTGAGCATCTACGACAAACAAGATCCAGTCAGTGCATTTAACATGGAGATCACAAAACTGAGCAATGCAAGAGCATCAGCGTCAGGCACTGATGAGGAGTGAAACTTTGCTGTTTATTGGTTTTGTCTTTAATTGGTGAAGCAAAGATCATGCAGACATAATTCCTTAAACTTTTTAAGACATGTTTAATGTCTATAAGCATTGCCTTGAAACATTTGCTGAGATTTCGTtttgttaattataaattaCCTACAAAAGTCTTGATCGGAAACCTTAACATTTAAGAACATTTCCTAAAtaactgggatgtacatggaatTTTCCATACACATCTTGCAACCTAAGCAACCTTGTGACAAAGAATATCTGAATTTCCATACATATCTTGTGACagagaatatctgaaactaccttgtctaagcaactgggatgtatgtggaaatttccatatacatcttgtggcaaagaatatctgaaactactttgtctaagcaactgggatgtacatgtacatggaaatCTCCATACACATCTTGTGGCagagaatatctgaaactactttgtcttggcaactgggatgtacatggaaatttccatagacaccttgtggcaaagaatatctgaaactaTTTCCTCcaagcaactgggatgtacatggaagTTTCCATACATAccttgtggcaaagaatatctgaaactaTTTCGTCcaagcaactgggatgtacatggaaatttccatacacaTCTTGTGGCAGAGAATATCTAAAACTACTTTGTCTtggcaactgggatgtacatggaaatttctataGACACCTTGTGGCAGAGAATATCTGAAACGTTTATTTAAAAAAGTAGGCTTTGACATTATTTCGAAAGACCACTGTTGGCATAGATTATCAAATCTATTATATGAACTTCACAAGGAAATTATTTCTCGTACGTTTGGAACATAACAAACCATTCCTGTGCTACAGATGAGCTTTTGGTGAAATATATTTGTAATATTATAGAGCTGTGTACCATAAACAGATGGAAATATGCAAGCCGTCGCACTAAGATTGTTGCTGTTTAGCAACGCCATGACTAATGCTGTTACAAAGCATTAAAAATGAACTCCAACAAACAAACCCCATCTTGGTTAATTGTATGAGTTACATAGGCAATGGCGTTTTACGTCTTGTCTTGATAGACAACTTAGAGGTAGCTTTTTCATGTACTTTCCATTTTGTTGGAAAACACGCATACACACAgttaatattttttccaaattcGCTACTTCAGAAAATGCCAACTTAAAAAATTGTGTTTTGATCTTTTTTCCACAATATTTGTTGTGTTGTGAGTAGGAAATAtttctaaatttaaatttgttgtttattaaaTCTTCAGGGGTTCAGAAACGTGGGAAGCTATTCCAGAAGTAATAATTGGGAAATTTCCATGAttatatttttgtgttttgaaagTTCATTATTCTACTTTAGTGTAGCAAAAATTCATCAGCTTGAAtggataaaaataattattgattattTATGAAGGGATCCTGTAGTTCTGAATGCAGATCTATTGTCTATTTTCCAATTGCCCATAATTCACTCTGattgcccccaaattttgcctaAACCATTTTTGtgaaatgctcttgggaatatgcagacctcccaagagcatttggcaaaaaaagtttatgcaaatttgggGGCAAACAGAGTGAATTATGGGCAacttgaaattttcattttgattttgGCCACTTTACTTCTGAGCTACTCTTCCTCTTTTTATATTTGCAATTATTTAATATATGCATTTTACAGATATGGATACAACCTGCGAAGGATCTATATGTTACATAGGTTTGAAAATTGAGCAATCCTCTCCCATCGTGCCAGGATAGCACGTGATTTCACAGGGAAGTTGAGTTAAGATATCCATTAACAGTGATGTTATGTTACCAGTAACCAAACAATTTATTGCTTGTATTAGAGAAATCATGTTCATATACCAAGCTGACAACATAATCATCATGAAGGATTTAAATACtataatgataatttttaagttatcatgttttttgaaaaatagaaACATCTTGCTTCAGAGATAGTACAaacttatttcatttttttttttcatgtaactTCAATAAGAACATATGGTAGAACAAAAGTCTCTGCTTAATGTTCCACCTGAAAGGTGATGGGAACTACACTTTTTCTGTGACAAAAACAACACCAGGTTCTTTATCAGGGATAACTATATATTCAAGAGACGCCTTATAACATCCCTGGGCCTTCTCTGGTTTGTTGCCGGGTCAATAGTGGCATCCAGTTGTCTGCTCAAAGTATCCCCCCGTTCAATACAGATGTTATGTAACACAATACATGCAAGTGTATTGTCTCGAACTTCTTCTTGGGTGCTCTCACACTTCCTAAGAAGCACTCGCCACCTACCTTTGAGCCCACCATAGGCATCCTCAATGATCATTCTTGCTCTGCTGAGTCTATAATTAAAATATTGTTGTGGGGGGGTCAACACAGCACTCGTATTAGGTTTCATGAGCCAGCTTTGAAAAGGGAAAGCAGAATCACCCAAAATTAGAGGAGGGACACTAACACCTTCAATGTCTTTACCTATATCAGGTATTACTTGCCCAGCTGTTATTTTACTCCAAAGGTTGGTTGATTGCAAAATGATTGAATCATGTGAATTTCCCGGGAATCCACAACTCGCCCAAATAAATCTACGCTTTGCATCTACCAAGGCAATTAGGATGATTGAGTAAAAGTTCTTATAGTTGTGGTATTGTTTGTTTGCCTGTAATCCACCTGCAGGGCATTTTAATGGGATATGACATCCATCAATGGCAGCCCAGCTGCATGGGAATTGCCACACTTCCTCCATATCCAAAATTTTGTCCCGGAATTCCAGTTCGTTCCTCGGAAAGTATTGGGAAACTTGTTCATTCCACAGATTGTTGATAATTGCCTTTGTAACGTCACTTACTATCCCGCAAACTGTTGAGACTCCAAGGCCGGTCATTTCAGCTATTGTGTAGAAGTAATCTCCTCTGGCTAAACGGTAAAGGCACACTGCCAGCCTAAATGCTGGTGGAATCGGATCTTCTGCGACAGTTTCGCGTTGCAAGTCGTGTTCAATGCGGCCAAGAATAAACCTGAAGGTTGCCTTGGACACACGGAATGTCTTCTTGAACCTGGCATCACTGTACGTATTCCACAAATGTTCAAACCATCCGTAATTGTGTCGTGGTAGTCGTCGACAGGATCGATCAGCAATGGAGTTTTCGGAAGAAAGCAGGAGTGTAGTTAGGAAGCAAATTCGCAAAAACAGCATTTGCCTTGCTTGCAAAATGTGATGTACTTTCTGCATGCTTTCTCTCCGTCTTCTCGAGTCTTGCAATAATTTTATCAGCAGGAGTCTTCGCTGAGgcgccattgtttttgtttcgtcaCCGCTGACTAATTGTTGCGTGGCTTTAGTAACTCCTGAATTTGGTACGACTATGGCACGACGTCTGAATCAAAGTCGTGTTTCTGCCGTGCTACAGTCGAACCTAATTGGAAttaagttcggcacggcagaagcacgacgtCTGAACTGGGCCTTAGAGTCTCTCTCCTTCAACAAACGAGGAAGAACTTGATATACCAGACATTTCCCATAACTTGTCGGCAAGAACGCCAATAGATCTTTCTTTAGGAAGAAAGCACTCCAGGCAAATAGTctgttttacttttaaaatgatgttGTGATAGCCAGAGGAACACATTGCGGTTTGAAGACATTTAAAAAAGGATGTAAACAAATTTGGCGTAACCTCGGCCATTTTTTCTGCATGCATGTCCCGTCCGTCCCCTGGACAGCATCTGTTTACAAAACTGCTTCGATGACCCACCCTCGATGCTGTAATGCTGCaggtggtcacgtgaccaggtTCAACCAGGGTCTCTCTACAACAAgggaggaaaagagagagagagagagcctgggttcaaGGTTGGCATATGTCAAGGAAGGCTTTAATTTTAAGTAGGGGATCATATCCTTCTTGCTCCTTGGGAAATTGTTTAGTAAtttcattgaaatgaaaatgtCTGCAACATTTCAAATCAATTTCTGGGCATGACTTTCTTGAAATTAGTAAAAGTATGCCAGTAATTCTCcagggaattttttttgcatagGCCCAGGGCAATCTGAAGGGCGACACACGCCTTCATCTTCTCACAAGATGTATCATATCATTGATGGAATTTTCAGGAAAATCAGCAGAAG
This window harbors:
- the LOC137999296 gene encoding uncharacterized protein, which translates into the protein MQEQDQTSCGEESADDDGPETLVDNQSEGEISSSNERKTNDRAEVKDAGCCTEKCLEAMDLAEMCMIRKSVQGTCSLKKRQTLLDCLWVHAKPNESDLQHIPYYLSGYRVCSTAYRMIGLSA
- the LOC138001485 gene encoding uncharacterized protein, whose protein sequence is MAPQRRLLLIKLLQDSRRRRESMQKVHHILQARQMLFLRICFLTTLLLSSENSIADRSCRRLPRHNYGWFEHLWNTYSDARFKKTFRVSKATFRFILGRIEHDLQRETVAEDPIPPAFRLAVCLYRLARGDYFYTIAEMTGLGVSTVCGIVSDVTKAIINNLWNEQVSQYFPRNELEFRDKILDMEEVWQFPCSWAAIDGCHIPLKCPAGGLQANKQYHNYKNFYSIILIALVDAKRRFIWASCGFPGNSHDSIILQSTNLWSKITAGQVIPDIGKDIEGVSVPPLILGDSAFPFQSWLMKPNTSAVLTPPQQYFNYRLSRARMIIEDAYGGLKGRWRVLLRKCESTQEEVRDNTLACIVLHNICIERGDTLSRQLDATIDPATNQRRPRDVIRRLLNI